In Odocoileus virginianus isolate 20LAN1187 ecotype Illinois chromosome 5, Ovbor_1.2, whole genome shotgun sequence, a single window of DNA contains:
- the LOC110150262 gene encoding small ribosomal subunit protein uS8-like, whose product MVCMNVLANILKSISNAKKRGKHQVFIRTCSKVIISFLTVMMKHGYIGKYEIINDHRAGKTVVNLTGRLNKFGVISSRYDVQLKDLEKWPNNLLASYQFGFIVLRTLAGIMDHEEARQKHTGGKILEFFF is encoded by the coding sequence ATGGTGTGCATGAATGTCCTGGCTAATATTCTCAAGAGTATCAGCAATGCCAAAAAGAGAGGCAAACACCAGGTCTTTATTAGGACATGCTCCAAAGTCATCATCAGCTTTCTAACTGTGATGATGAAGCATGGTTACATTGGCAAATATGAAATCATCAATGATCACAGGGCTGGGAAAACTGTTGTGAACCTCACAGGCAGGCTAAATAAGTTTGGAGTGATCAGTTCCAGATATGATGTGCAACTcaaagatctagaaaaatggccGAATAACCTGCTTGCATCCTATCAGTTTGGTTTCATTGTACTGAGAACCTTAGCTGGCATCATGGACCATGAAGAAGCAAGACAAAAACACACAGGAGGGAAAATCCTTGAATTCTTTTTCTAG